ACGAAACTTAATGCAATTAGGGATGATTGATTACATAAGTAAATTGCTCTTCAAATAttcattgtttaaaatttaattttgataaaaactatttaaaatatactttgaaAGTGTTTCAAAAGCTATTTAGGTGGTTTTTGACTAAtactttattcttttctttcaaaattaaacacttgaaaagttaactaaatttataatttgtatcgaattagttttgaagtttgaatatAGAACAATCAAATCTCCAAATCCTCAACAAATGTGGTTTTTGGTCAATCAATTAATAGAATCCATTAATGAAAGTTGATGTgataatttttataacaaaaaaaaccctCTATTCTTTCACTTATCTTTCTAACCCTCTTTTGACAAATTTGTTGCTTCCGTGatctaaagtttaaaatatgtttggaTACTGATTAcggttaaaattatttaaatttattttaatgtctcgaaataaaactaaaatgatataaaaattaaatttaaaagtataaaattaaaaaccaactAAGTGTTGGAACATTTTTAGgagtttaaaaatgaaagtgtaGCCctaacctttttcttttcacccTTAACCCAGCTTTGTgtatacattaaaaaaacaaaattaaagtaaactGATAAGCTTTAGATACAAATTGGAATAATTAAACGTTCTTACTTTTGTAGgattatttatgtttaaattctGCAGGGAgaataattatgatttttacCTTTTTGATTCTTCTCCAATAAGGTtgcatttaaaacataaataataaataaccaaagaaaaaaggagaatggaaagaaaagaatttggaGAATAATTTGTCATTTCAGAATCTCATACCAAACttcaccttttcttttgttttaatcaatcaaattctaaaaactcAATATCTACCATCACTACAACATTATATAATTGGAAAACAACTTAAATAAACAATGTCACatagttaatatatattatttactacaactattgtttatcaattttcttcattttttacaCACAACACAACCAAATACTATCTTAAAGCTcaatagtttgattttaatttgacaaatgatcgtgacaaaagaaaaaaaaattgaaatcccatcgactatataatatattcaaCTATCTTCATAGTACCATGTaccaattatattattagcatgttaatattttctaGATGTAAAGAGAAGAGATGTTATAACAACAATACACCCTATTATTACTTTATGTTGATATTATAAGATGTAAGATATGGAATAAAGCATATTCTGAAGGAGAGAGAGTTGGAAAGATTGTGACAAATGactcttaaattaaaaagtttaagattttggggtctttttaaaatcttttgaataagaaatatgtttaaactttaaagGGATTAAGTTCGAATATTTGTTGTTGAAGTATGttacttttctaaattaaagtTCTACTTCATCAAGGCTATATATCTCCCCAAATTCGTATACTTCctcttttaaatgtatataagAGCTATTGTGGTTGTGTGTATAACTATACCTATAATCATCttgatattcttttatatgcaaacaacatatatattttattattaaattataaatttagtgaTAGGaaaatgcttttcttttaatttattcaatgaAATTTTTAGTGAAGATATAATATGATTCAATTCTcataattaatgataaagaTGGAGGCATATTTGTAACAAACAGCATCTATAATAAGATGTCATATAATAATGTACATCatttaataatcaattttttgttttcttcctattttaaaatttaagcttAAAAATCTTATGTTCTAAGGTTTTACTTTGCTTTTTCCATCCACcttttgaaagttaatttcaaagagtagtttttctttttgaaattaaataaatgtttttttttaaaaaaaaaacaaacaaagaaaagaaaactagatGAGAGTGAacataaactttgaaaatacaaatctataaataaaatgagaagCTGATTATTAATGTAAAGAAATGATATGCGTTTGGTTTTGTTGCTATGGTTCCTTCATCAATACTGAAGTAGGGCTTTGAGGGCAGCAAGAAGAATGCACACCTTCCATTATGCTTCGACATTTCATCATCTCATCCTATATATCAATTGGGTTCCATGACACATCAAATTAATAAGCATCGTCCAAAATGCACTTAATTATGATCTAAATAATTCAGAgtagtttttatttacttaaacACATGAGTTTTGAACAAATACTTCTAAATGGTCTATCTAAACCCAATTCATCCATTTTctagtttaaaaattttcgtgctttgaaaaaaaactttttagaacataccattttaaataaatatacatgaaatggtaaataatttagagaaattttagtttgtgtatctatataattaattaatttgaaatgtgttAAACGCAATAGGAAATCTTTTAAACATAATTTGTTTGGttgaaatgaatgaatatatatatgaattattatatagggagattaattaaattatataccTTATGGTGTTGATTGAAGAGGCccataaaatatgatatagaAGATTGAGAGTTGATGATTGGAGGAATCGAATCTAAAGAGCAGCAAATTGAAGAGAGAGCAATGAGACTTGGTTTGAAATGGATGGCTCTATAATCTAACAAAGCTTCAACAACAAACTCTTTGATCTTCGCCATCAAAACATCATTAGCAtgagcttcttcttcttgatcttGATGAGCTTCTTCAATGGAAAAACACTCCAATTTCAAACCCAAGAGTTGGATGTAATAATAAGGTGTTGGATACCACAGATGCCAACCCAATCCCTCTAATAATATCATCTCCATTCTTTCAATGCAACTTGGTTTAAACACATGATCGTGATGATCCATGCAATAATCTTCCatcttcaatatatatatatcataaacaaaaaacaaacaaatttcattacaAATACGATAATATGATTCTccatcataacaaatttgaagattaattaatttaacaagtTGCATTTAGAATTAATCTTGTACCAACTTCCAAATTTGTATCTAACTAGCTAATTATCGCACCTAATCAAAGActttaaactaaaatgatgattattattattttaaaagggGAAAATTCAATAAATCCAAGAAGcttagatatttaatttacctgAATTTCAGTTAAAGTTGGAGGATATGTCTCATGGAACTTGGAGGCTACGGATAAGCATGCAACAGCCAATAAATCAACCATCCAATCCTTCCATTCCTGccatattatttaattaaattaacttcCTGAATTGATTACAGAATTAACTTGTTAGTTTATGATCACCGTTAAACATCTTTTGAATTAGTTCTTGTTTGAGGATCCGGAACTCacaaatttttcaaacatatacgatttattcattttgagaTAGagaatatttctttaatatagTATCAAAATCTATATAAAAGTATTCGATTAGAAGCTACTCCATCTTTTCATTGTTTCAGTTGATTGAGAGATGAAATTTAACGTAGTTAGTAATCTCTAGTctaatgaaagaaagaaaaacaatttctgaaatatagaaaatttagttaacaagaaaaggaagaaatgtgCTTACTTTGCATCTGTTCTTAGATATGAAGCGATCGAGATAATTTGCAGCAAGAAAAACAGTTTCATGGGAGAAATCCCATCGACTTCTACACTGAAagataataatagtaataatgtTTAAATGATCAAGATAACTCAGTGACTTGAAATTAAgacaaataaatgaaaatccataaagagaagtaaaaagaaaagtagtttGACCTTGATAATCCATTGAATACATCTAAGCCTCACAAAAACAAGATCTCTACTTTCAAGAAACTCCTTATAATAAGGTTCAGGCATGTAACTCATCTCCTTCTCCATGCCGATCGACACGGCCTGCTCGTCAACTTCCTTCATCATAATAGTTAAACAAATCGAACTCGTGACCCTTCCACCGAAACCACCATGCTTCACTGCACGGTGGTTTTCTTCACGAGTCTGATCAGTTGAACACGAGAGCCAATCCTCATCACAAAGCAACATATCCATAttggatagaaagaaagaaaaagaaaaagaagccCCAAgacaattcaaacaaaacGGATTTAAATACTTCTCTTTCTCATGATACTTTCAACAAACTCATTAAATaccaaagaaaattattacaaCCTAACTAACGTGCATGTACATACATGAGATCCATATATTTACGGCTAGTTTGataacttattttgttaaattaaaagcCGAGGTATTTTAGAGGATTTGGATGATCATGAAGGTTGAGAGAGGGAAATTTAAGGAGGAGAAAGCATGCCCCACATGAAGAGGGTAAATGTGAGGAGAAGGGATTTGATTTGTAAAGTATGGAGCACGAGGGATATGATGGTTGGGAGTTGGGGCCTtacaaaaccctaaatttgaAGTAATGAAACTCTTCATATTAAGAACAATATTCTGTGGCTGAGAAAGCAAATCTGTGGTCCAAGTACTAAATTGCCAGCTCCAATAACTGATATCAGTTACTTCTTTTCCCAATTCTTCATACTTTTGCTTCAATCATTTGAAATGAAAGCTAGCaatattttagttgttttaGCACAAGCATAGTTTAGATTAATTTCCAAATTGAGCTTAACTCattgttatattaaaagaaatcaagttAGAACATAATGTGGTACggagagaaattgaaatttagttatatGGTTTGACTTAATTTCTACAGTAGAGTTATAGAGAGCTATTTACGAGAAGTTTATGGAATTATGTACCCTATTTATGAAGTTTTATCAAATTAGGAGTAAATTCTAACTTTGAAAGCTATAGGAACTAAATTCTGAACCTTGTTTTAAtcttggattttgaaaacaatcctAGAAcgtaaataagaaatatagaAATCAACCGTTGGAATAAACATTTAAGAGATGGAATAGgcatttatattaatttttgaatgaTTAATAGAACATGTTTTGgagttattttgaatataacaaaaagtgattttaactataaaaaaaaattacttccAACAAGAGGAGTTATTCAGTTCATTTGGAGAAATATCTCAACTACCAAACCATATGGTAAATTACTACTGTTACTCTAATTGAAGAGAGCTTCAACTTGAACAGTGTAGTCATGCATGAGAGTCATTACTTGAGAGTCATTACTTGAGAGTCATTACTTGAGAGTAGGTGCAGTGTGACCAAGCAGTTATCCATAAATGACTATTCCATTTTATGCTTTTGCCATTATTATTCTCACACACATCCAATCTTCAAAACTTCTTACtatatatagtataatatTCCCACAATTTCGTATCCTTATGCACTAAGAAGGAAATTATAAACTGGAGAAACAAACAACTcgaataaattacaaaatgggAATGAGTTAAGTCGAGCTAAGGTTTGATAGAACCACAAAGCAGAGAGAATCATTACAACCTGCTGTAGCTCGAGTATTCAATACTGCAACTTCTGggaccaaaattttcataaaccgAACTTCGTACAGGGTGCCCTTCCCATTAAGTTTCATGGTAAACCTACAAGAGTTGAAGCAAAATCTTAGTATTGCTTAGCAAGAAAAACCATGGAACAGAAAAATCTCAACTATTTCAACTTGAGTTGTATGAAGCAGAAAAACCATGGAACTCATATATATGACAAGAAGTTAAACCAACCATAATTGTATAAGGAATTTCCCATTTAGTGTCATTGCAACTCGTAAGATGAGAAGCTGAAACCCGATCTTCCCTCGTTTGTAGATTTAAGTTCGAGCTTCTGAAATGGGCTGCAGATTTCAAGCAGCATCTTGTTAAGTATATTGCCAAAGCAGAGGAAAACTGTGTTTAATCTGTCcttataatttgaattcatACCTACTATTAGGGTCATAGTAGAAGCCATTGATAGAACCGTCACTACAAGAGAAGCAAACATAATAAAAACCAGCTATAGTTAACCCACAATCGGTTCCAACATTCACAAAGTATTGCTCTTTCCATCTCTGCAAAAAAACCACAATACTTGGTTTTAAGAGCGTAATTATGTTTGTGGACACGAAAAGAGCAAGTGTAATAAGAGGTCAGAATACCATAAAGATGCATGGATAATTACTAAGATCCAAAGATTTCCCACCATCAACTTCCACTTGGTTCTGGAACAGCATTTTTAAGagcaaaagttaaaaaaaaaaaaaccattttcaaTGGAGATTAGAATAGCTGTAAACGAAGGGATGTATTGACTATGGGGTCCTCACCATTAGGGGAGCAAATGACGGAAATTTGGTCCAGTGCCGTATATCCTCTTCTGGTCTGAAAGATGGTAGAAAAAGACTTGAGTAAAGAGCTTAAGATTTTCATGTTCTTACTAACATCGAAGTTCATATCAGaaataagtttgttttaaCAGCTTAATGCAAAGAAGCTTGGTGATTCTtgcttatttatatattaattacataCGCTGCTTGCCATTTTCCAgtgaagaaattataattcttGCCATCCACAATCTCCCCTTCCCAAAAGGTTACTACCTGTCCCAATCAGAAAgccaaacaaaattcaaatgaagctATAATAATATCTATCCAAATAAGGCCTAGATACATTCAGTAGAAAGGAAACCAGcacacaattttttaaaaacatggATTTAAGTAAGTATACTTTCTCAAATAGAATGGAATCAAATAATGtcaattatgtatttttagaCATGATTAATTTATACTGAGGTGATTATGGTTCTAATATA
This is a stretch of genomic DNA from Cucumis sativus cultivar 9930 chromosome 4, Cucumber_9930_V3, whole genome shotgun sequence. It encodes these proteins:
- the LOC101211169 gene encoding glucose-induced degradation protein 4 homolog, which translates into the protein MPVRVESSTPSLISGADPKQTTPQACTLLSVGQAFSGTQNVSNNQKDEAWRVNVRIQGLDLEHGYLCGTMEALNVPMADTPVVTFWEGEIVDGKNYNFFTGKWQAAPEEDIRHWTKFPSFAPLMNQVEVDGGKSLDLSNYPCIFMRWKEQYFVNVGTDCGLTIAGFYYVCFSCSDGSINGFYYDPNSSPFQKLELKSTNEGRSGFSFSSYELQ
- the LOC101205674 gene encoding putative cyclin-D7-1; protein product: MDMLLCDEDWLSCSTDQTREENHRAVKHGGFGGRVTSSICLTIMMKEVDEQAVSIGMEKEMSYMPEPYYKEFLESRDLVFVRLRCIQWIIKCRSRWDFSHETVFLAANYLDRFISKNRCKEWKDWMVDLLAVACLSVASKFHETYPPTLTEIQMEDYCMDHHDHVFKPSCIERMEMILLEGLGWHLWYPTPYYYIQLLGLKLECFSIEEAHQDQEEEAHANDVLMAKIKEFVVEALLDYRAIHFKPSLIALSSICCSLDSIPPIINSQSSISYFMGLFNQHHKDEMMKCRSIMEGVHSSCCPQSPTSVLMKEP